CATATCAAAAGACTTTATCCGAAAGGCAAGTCAAACAGTACAGAATACTGATAATACGAGTATACAAGTACAAACAAACTCAGGAGGTATGATTGATGTAATGAGATCATCTATTGGTTTGAAGAATCCAGACAGAACTGTTAAAGTTGGTGATTTCTTTAGTGTAATAATCCAGGCACGTGATCAGTATGGTCAGAACTGCAAAGGAGGTGATTTTTTCTTTGCAACTATTGGATCTGAAAGCAACAACGCCTCAGGAAAAATAACCGACTTCAAAAACGGTACATATGAGGTGTTGTTCTTCGCCGGTTGGCCTGGTGTCATCGACATTTACATTATGCTTGTTCATCCATCAGAAGCAGTGGATTTTATTGAACAGGAAATATGGCCTTTGGAGAAAAGGATTGTATGGAAAggaatttttggaaaaaataaatccGAAACAACAAAATGTAGTCTTGGTAATAGCAGAGATGAACACATAAATGAATGCAAGTATGTTCAGCCACTGGCCACGGGAGAGACTGCGTTGTATTGTGATAAACCAAAGCACGCGTCATGTGATAGTTTGAATTGGATTAAGTCAGACACAAACTATGTGAATAGAAAATTTGCCAAGTTCTATAAACCACACCAATTGATATTCTCTAagtaagtatatattttttacattaataaacaaatattaaacaaacattatgCCAACCAAAAAATAATAGTCctacacccaaaaaaaaaaccgGGGAGACCATCAAGCCCTGCCGTTTTTTAGAGTTTGGTTTCTATTCAATAATTTTAATTCGTACTTTGCGAACATACACACAAAAGTGCATCTCAGTAATGtgaattatataatagtaattactaactaactaactaactaactaactaactaactttGATTGGATAATACTTTGGCACAAACAAactacgtcagagtagggcaaacatcttACCTCTGATCTTACTACAGTATAAGCTTCCTGATGCAAAGCTACTTTACggtatttataaacaataacttttaatttatattttacaatgtttGATTTAGGTCTGTGACGTATATACGTCTGCTTGAAGGTACGACTTCACTAACAATAAGCAACACAAGTAAGAATAGGGCATTCCACTTTATTTCTTTGATGACTTTGGGTCATTGTAAAACTGCAGTATAGCATAATCATAATAGTTTAGTAATAATGTCAATCTTAATGCACACAGCTTTGCGCTCCACATAATTACCCAACCGATTAAACACGCAGCTCCCGTAATTATGAAGCTATAGTAATCAGCGCAATTGTGTTTTACCAGGTACGATATTTTCACCTGAGTTGAGAAAGGAAAATTAAGCAAAGTGTCTTGCGATGAGCTTTGCCTCACTCCCGCGATCGCGCGATCAGAAATTCCATCACACACACGCACACACCCATATATTCTGCatacaaaaagaagaaaatctgatgatatttaaatattttacttgttttatttaaGCTATGATGAGTAACATGCTACTACCAGAATGCAAGGCAGATTTACCAAAGCCTCGTAGTGACGGGTTCTGGACAAACAATGTATGGACATCATTGCAATGCAAGACAAAACAATGGACAAAACAAGAAGTTTCCAAATGCATAAACGGAAAACACATTGTTTTAATGGGTGATTCTACAACAAGACAGTGGACTGAACATTTGCTGGCCTTTATGGGAGTTACAAGGAGTATCAACACTACTAAACCGAGCACTAAGCATATCCAGCATCATAGTAATATTATGATGCTAGATTTCTATTTCCATCCGTATAGCATCGGTTCTATCATGCATATATATCGCGTCGGAAAATGGGAGTATGAAATATTAGATAATCTTAATGTAGATACTTGCAATAATTACGTCATAATGGTGAGTCCGTGGGCCCATTATGCGCAATGGACCAAAGAAAGTTTCATTGAAAGGTTGCATCTTTTGCGAGAGACACTTGTACGATTCATGAAACGTTGCCCGGGTGCAAAGATACTGATGAAGACTCCACACCCTCGAAACCACAGTTCACAGATTTCGCTACTATATGGCAGCGATAAACTTTTGTATGACATATACGAGCTATATTTTAGCATTTTCTCGGGGTTAGGTATTCATATTTTAGATATCTGGGATATGAACTTATCGTATCCGAGTAGGAATACTATTCACATGCCGACACCGGTTATATTGCAAGAACTCTTTTTGATGTTTTCacatatatgtactgtataggATAAAACTAtttgattgtttgcaatgtatAACAACACCCTGTAATAAACAATTGCAAttcatatacagtagtagtatgaTTCCAACATAAATTCATTTCTGTGATATGTTCAAGATTTAAATTagtgcaatattttaaaattaatataggcATGTATTGAATGTTTATCTTATTAATAGCAACtattaacatacagtatttatttaatatttaggccaattctatttaaaatgttattagtaTTAGGCCTAAGATATTTATGTTCTACTTGCCTTGTGAACAATAGTTCAAataagtttatttataattcataattatatactTTTCTGTTATGAATTTCCCGCCTCCCGTACACCCCTACCCCCATAATCCCCTACCCCCATAAACCTCTACCCCCATAATCCCCTACCCCCATAATCCCCTACCCCCATAATCCCCAACCCCCATAAACCTCAATGACAGTTTAAACCAATTCATATTTGTGACTGAGATCATGTAGATAGTAGAAAATGAGAAAAACGTAACGTTTACAATTGACAATATAATCTTTCACATGTATGTACGGATTGAAGAATATTATGATCCAATAATAGCCTATAATTTATGTtgaataaattaacaattagACATCACTGTCTTTGGTATTGTTCGAAGCAGAACTGGTGATAGTAAACCTTTGTCCCCTGGAACGTGGAGCCTTGTTTTGTCATCGCCTAACAACTTACTCTTGGACATGAAATAGCTTGTCACAATCAAGTTACATGTGTATCATGGTTTTGTCGTAAGGGTATCCTGCGTACCATGTGTATTTTCTAgttttataatttacaatttagGGAGCACAATGTACACACAGTGTATTGATCAGGATTGATTGTATTATTAACGGCAGGTTAACTACACAGATTTGAACAATTGATACTACGCATACCGAACTGGGAGTAATATTACTCCGTAGTAAAAAGTATGTGATAAAACAATTAGGACATAACTTGTCATCATTATagcaaaacaattaatacaacgATGATATAGAGCGCTTTTAAACACTTAAAATATATTCCTGTCATGTGATTAGACGGTTATGGGTCACATGGCGTAAAATAGAGTACAGATCATTGTATTCATAATACGAGGCACTCCAAAGTGGAGGTTAGGCTTTGTAGTTactaataataacaaagaaaacatttttattttaaaaaacatcggTTATGGCAGGGTAGGTATTTTGTTGTAGGCTTTGTAACAACTTACGAATAATAAATCCAGAGTTGAGTTTTAGTAAATCAGCTCTGTGTCATTTTGACGGTGGAACTAGAAAATTAACCAACTTAACACAGGTAAGTACTCAGTTATAAGCATAATGATGTAATATATACCCCAAGAGCACTAATTGGAGACTTACCAATGGAATACTGACTTTAGTGGTCAAACGTTGACATAAAGTAGGCTAGTACGAGAATCGAGACGTGATACTATTTTACTTCTTTTCAGATTGACGAATAAGGAATTCCTGTTTCTAAAGGTTCTAGCCTACTCATCAGCAGAAGCTGCAAATCAAAGTGCAATTTGACTTTCAAcatgttttcaaaattaacaCTTTTCATCTCGGCATGCATTTCAGTTATTGTAATTGTAAGAATACGAATTcaccgtaggcctatctaaTAACATGAAACCGATTATGTTACGGTATCATGTCttgtaacaataataattcTTCAGTATCGTGTCTTCTGACAGCAACAGTAACATACCAtaagattataatttaaatactcAATCAGTAAATATTTTCAtgaggacgtaaacgcaacgcaagcgttttaaccaatgacaagcgaagttatagacagttagcaatcacaaacgaataagccatcgcttgtgattggtcaattcacttgcgttgcgttacgtccttgcgttgcgtcgctagtgggaaccacgcttaactgtctataactttgcttgtcattggttaaaacggttgccttgcgtttacgtccttgcgttacgttctagtgggaatcaagctttaaaaaagataaacatAGCCTAACAGtaggtatttatattttagtttttatacGACCTCTTACACGAACTTTCTGCACCCGCAccttttatcattttaaaatctcATAGCCCTGGTAAAAAGCACACACTGGGATAATGTAGGCTAAATAGTGTAGACGATAACAATTCAATTAAAGAACGTATAATCTAATACTCATGTTTTTTAGACTACATACACGTGGTCAACCCTAACCGTATATACTAAACGACCGTTGACGTTTTCATACCGGGACCATCTTAAAGCACAGGTAATTATCATGCGGCACCGTATGTTCATGTTTTATGGGAAGTTTAGATTCAAAATCGATTCCTAAATAAGACAACAATTATAGACACTATTTGAGGTATTGGttgaaaaaattataaattatcacTAAGGCCTATTAGTCGATTCTTAATTTCAATCTCATATCATTGATGAACATTAAATATAGATAAACTGTTGGAATATTAGTAAATcaactttctttctttctttacccataaatataaattataaacattgtaacatacaaataataataataattattatattaagggaagggctaaaaaaatagttaaaactaaTCAAGTTCAGCCCCTAAACATTGAATATAAGCCAAATAAAATCAATCGAACATAACAAGGTAAGTATCGAATGAACCAATTTTAATGACAAGATTAGGACTAATCGTAAGGTGATTGaaaatgtttccatttttttcagTCGATTcaagataactttattattaattcaaaCATATCAAAAGACTTTATCCGAAAGGCAAGTCAAACAGTACAGAATACTGATAATACGAGTATACAAGTACAAACAAACTCAGGAGGTATGATTGATGTAATGAGATCATCTATTGGTTTGAAGAATCCAGACAGAACTGTTAAAGTTGGTGATTTCTTTAGTGTAATAATCCAGGCACGTGATCAGTATGGTCAGAACTGCAAAGGAGGTGATTTTTTCTTTGCAACTATTGGATCTGAAAGCAACAACGCCTCAGGAAAAATAACCGACTTCAAAAACGGTACATATGAGGTGTTGTTCTTCGCCGGTTGGCCTGGTGTCATCGACATTTACATTATGCTTGTTCATCCATCAGAAGCAGTGGATTTTATTGAACAGGAAATATGGCCTTTGGAGAAAAGGATTGTATGGAAAggaatttttggaaaaaataaatccGAAACAACAAAATGTAGTCTTGGTAATAGCAGAGATGAACACATAAATGAATGTATGTTCAGCCACTGGCCACGGGAGAGACTGCGTTGTATTGTGATAAACCAAAGCACGCGTCATGTGATAGTTTGAATTGGATTAAGTCAGACACAAACTATGTGAATAGAAAATTTGCCAAGTTCTATAAACCACACCAATTGATATTCTCTAagtaagtatatattttttacattaataaacaaatattaaacaaacattatgCCAACCAAAAAATAATAGTCctacacccaaaaaaaaaaccgGGGAGACCATCAAGCCCTGCCGTTTTTTAGAGTTTGGTTTCTATTCAATAATTTTAATTCGTACTTTGCGAACATACACACAAAAGTGCATCTCAGTAATGtgaattatataatagtaattactaactaactaactaactaactaactaactaactttGATTGGATAATACTTTGGCACAAACAAactacgtcagagtagggcaaacatcttACCTCTGATCTTACTACAGTATAAGCTTCCTGATGCAAAGCTACTTTACggtatttataaacaataacttttaatttatattttacaatgtttGATTTAGGTCTGTGACGTATATACGTCTGCTTGAAGGTACGACTTCACTAACAATAAGCAACACAAGTAAGAATAGGGCATTCCACTTTATTTCTTTGATGACTTTGGGTCATTGTAAAACTGCAGTATAGCATAATCATAATAGTTTAGTAATAATGTCAATCTTAATGCACACAGCTTTGCGCTCCACATAATTACCCAACCGATTAAACACGCAGCTCCCGTAATTATGAAGCTATAGTAATCAGCGCAATTGTGTTTTACCAGGTACGATATTTTCACCTGAGTTGAGAAAGGAAAATTAAGCAAAGTGTCTTGCGATGAGCTTTGCCTCACTCCCGCGATCGCGCGATCAGAAATTCCATCACACACACGCACACACCCATATATTCTGCatacaaaaagaagaaaatctgatgatatttaaatattttacttgttttatttaaGCTATGATGAGTAACATGCTACTACCAGAATGCAAGGCAGATTTACCAAAGCCTCGTAGTGACGGGTTCTGGACAAACAATGTATGGACATCATTGCAATGCAAGACAAAACAATGGACAAAACAAGAAGTTTCCAAATGCATAAACGGAAAACACATTGTTTTAATGGGTGATTCTACAACAAGACAGTGGACTGAACATTTGCTGGCCTTTATGGGAGTTACAAGGAGTATCAACACTACTAAACCGAGCACTAAGCATATCCAGCATCATAGTAATATTATGATGCTAGATTTCTATTTCCATCCGTATAGCATCGGTTCTATCATGCATATATATCGCGTCGGAAAATGGGAGTATGAAATATTAGATAATCTTAATGTAGATACTTGCAATAATTACGTCATAATGGTGAGTCCGTGGGCCCATTATGCGCAATGGACCAAAGAAAGTTTCATTGAAAGGTTGCATCTTTTGCGAGAGACACTTGTACGATTCATGAAACGTTGCCCGGGTGCAAAGATACTGATGAAGACTCCACACCCTCGAAACCACAGTTCACAGATTTCGCTACTATATGGCAGCGATAAACTTTTGTATGACATATACGAGCTATATTTTAGCATTTTCTCGGGGTTAGGTATTCATATTTTAGATATCTGGGATATGAACTTATCGTATCCGAGTAGGAATACTATTCACATGCCGACACCGGTTATATTGCAAGAACTCTTTTTGATGTTTTCacatatatgtactgtataggATAAAACTAtttgattgtttgcaatgtatAACAACACCCTGTAATAAACAATTGCAAttcatatacagtagtagtatgaTTCCAACATAAATTCATTTCTGTGATATGTTCAAGATTTAAATTagtgcaatattttaaaattaatataggcATGTATTGAATGTTTATCTTATTAATAGCAACtattaacatacagtatttatttaatatttaggccaattctatttaa
This is a stretch of genomic DNA from Antedon mediterranea chromosome 3, ecAntMedi1.1, whole genome shotgun sequence. It encodes these proteins:
- the LOC140043525 gene encoding NXPE family member 4-like, whose product is MFSKLTLFISACISVIVISIQDNFIINSNISKDFIRKASQTVQNTDNTSIQVQTNSGGMIDVMRSSIGLKNPDRTVKVGDFFSVIIQARDQYGQNCKGGDFFFATIGSESNNASGKITDFKNGTYEVLFFAGWPGVIDIYIMLVHPSEAVDFIEQEIWPLEKRIVWKGIFGKNKSETTKCSLGNSRDEHINECKYVQPLATGETALYCDKPKHASCDSLNWIKSDTNYVNRKFAKFYKPHQLIFSKSVTYIRLLEGTTSLTISNTTMMSNMLLPECKADLPKPRSDGFWTNNVWTSLQCKTKQWTKQEVSKCINGKHIVLMGDSTTRQWTEHLLAFMGVTRSINTTKPSTKHIQHHSNIMMLDFYFHPYSIGSIMHIYRVGKWEYEILDNLNVDTCNNYVIMVSPWAHYAQWTKESFIERLHLLRETLVRFMKRCPGAKILMKTPHPRNHSSQISLLYGSDKLLYDIYELYFSIFSGLGIHILDIWDMNLSYPSRNTIHMPTPVILQELFLMFSHICTV
- the LOC140043990 gene encoding NXPE family member 4-like is translated as MIDVMRSSIGLKNPDRTVKVGDFFSVIIQARDQYGQNCKGGDFFFATIGSESNNASGKITDFKNGTYEVLFFAGWPGVIDIYIMLVHPSEAVDFIEQEIWPLEKRIPLATGETALYCDKPKHASCDSLNWIKSDTNYVNRKFAKFYKPHQLIFSKSVTYIRLLEGTTSLTISNTTMMSNMLLPECKADLPKPRSDGFWTNNVWTSLQCKTKQWTKQEVSKCINGKHIVLMGDSTTRQWTEHLLAFMGVTRSINTTKPSTKHIQHHSNIMMLDFYFHPYSIGSIMHIYRVGKWEYEILDNLNVDTCNNYVIMVSPWAHYAQWTKESFIERLHLLRETLVRFMKRCPGAKILMKTPHPRNHSSQISLLYGSDKLLYDIYELYFSIFSGLGIHILDIWDMNLSYPSRNTIHMPTPVILQELFLMFSHICTV